Proteins found in one Candidatus Dormiibacterota bacterium genomic segment:
- a CDS encoding ROK family protein, translating into MLGAIDIGGTKLLAAVAGDDRRPGPAVRRPTPAERPLETLVEMLDEARAGAALQGLALAVPGPFDRSRGALVNPPNMPPSWCDLALAERLGDRFRCPVLLENDANCAAVAEVTAGAARGSESCVYLTVSTGIGSGVVVNGRPLTGRHDTEGGHQVLWPAWLGGPPCHCGGHGCLESLASGMAIARRFGVDAEHLEDPAAWEDVGRWLGLGVVNAIALHDPDVVVLGGGVCQRWDRFWPSLSATVDSALFLQPRPPVRRATLGDDRNLWGALALAGDRLPG; encoded by the coding sequence ATGCTCGGGGCGATCGACATCGGCGGCACCAAGCTGCTCGCCGCGGTCGCCGGCGACGACCGCCGCCCGGGTCCGGCGGTGCGCCGCCCCACCCCCGCGGAGCGGCCCCTCGAGACCCTGGTGGAGATGCTCGACGAGGCCCGGGCGGGCGCGGCGCTGCAGGGCCTGGCCCTCGCCGTCCCCGGCCCCTTCGACCGCTCCCGGGGGGCGCTGGTCAACCCGCCGAACATGCCGCCGAGCTGGTGCGACCTGGCCCTCGCCGAGCGGCTGGGGGACCGCTTCCGCTGCCCGGTGCTGCTCGAGAACGACGCCAACTGCGCGGCCGTCGCCGAGGTGACCGCCGGGGCGGCACGGGGCAGCGAGAGCTGCGTCTACCTGACCGTCTCCACCGGGATCGGCAGCGGCGTGGTCGTCAACGGGCGGCCGCTCACCGGCCGCCACGACACCGAGGGCGGCCACCAGGTGCTCTGGCCCGCGTGGCTGGGCGGACCGCCCTGCCACTGCGGCGGCCACGGCTGCCTGGAGAGCCTGGCCTCGGGCATGGCGATCGCGCGCCGCTTCGGGGTCGACGCCGAGCACCTCGAGGATCCCGCCGCCTGGGAGGACGTCGGCCGCTGGCTGGGCCTCGGCGTGGTCAACGCCATCGCCCTCCACGACCCCGACGTGGTCGTGCTGGGCGGCGGCGTCTGCCAGCGGTGGGACCGGTTCTGGCCCTCGCTGTCCGCAACCGTGGACTCCGCGCTCTTCCTGCAGCCCCGGCCGCCGGTGCGCCGCGCCACCCTCGGCGACGACCGCAACCTCTGGGGCGCGCTTGCCCTCGCCGGGGACCGCCTGCCCGGCTAG
- a CDS encoding acyl-CoA dehydrogenase family protein: MNFALDEQQLLLQRTAREWFEAHGGPAAMRRALDGAALDDHTAELGAVGFLGVLVTESHGGSGLEVLDLAVIAEEAGRTLSSAPLVSSAGWASSLLRTAGGEAAASALRGVASATERLAVVEEPGAPVVGALGATAFLSVTESGLTLATRSEVELTEQPQLDPTRGLARVRATGGEPLGAPAAGEVERARHVAEVVLAAEDLGTSARCLEMAVEYAKQRVAFGRPIGSFQAIKHLCVDMFAQVEQLRSLVWYAAWSADHDPAQLPLAASAAKAYAAGAVELCASTCIQVHGGIGFTWEHDAHLHWRRAKVDRVLLGDAARHHARVAELALARATA, translated from the coding sequence ATGAACTTCGCCCTCGACGAGCAGCAGCTTCTCCTCCAGCGCACCGCCCGCGAGTGGTTCGAGGCCCACGGCGGCCCCGCGGCGATGCGGCGCGCCCTCGACGGCGCCGCCCTCGACGACCACACCGCCGAGCTCGGCGCGGTGGGCTTCCTCGGCGTGCTCGTCACCGAGTCCCACGGGGGCAGCGGTCTCGAGGTGCTCGACCTCGCCGTCATCGCCGAGGAGGCGGGACGCACCCTGTCGAGCGCACCCCTGGTGAGCAGCGCCGGCTGGGCGAGCTCGCTGCTGCGCACCGCCGGCGGCGAGGCGGCAGCCTCCGCGCTCCGGGGGGTGGCCTCCGCCACCGAGCGCCTCGCCGTGGTCGAGGAGCCGGGCGCTCCGGTGGTCGGCGCCCTCGGCGCCACCGCGTTCCTCTCCGTCACGGAGTCCGGCCTGACCCTCGCGACCAGGTCGGAGGTGGAGCTCACCGAGCAGCCCCAGCTCGACCCCACCCGCGGCCTCGCCCGGGTGCGTGCCACCGGCGGCGAGCCGCTGGGGGCGCCGGCCGCCGGCGAGGTCGAGCGCGCCCGGCACGTCGCCGAGGTGGTGCTCGCCGCCGAGGACCTGGGGACCTCGGCCCGCTGCCTGGAGATGGCGGTGGAGTACGCCAAGCAGCGGGTCGCCTTCGGCCGGCCGATCGGCAGCTTCCAGGCGATCAAGCACCTGTGCGTCGACATGTTCGCCCAGGTCGAGCAGCTGCGCTCGCTGGTCTGGTACGCGGCCTGGTCCGCCGACCACGACCCCGCCCAGCTGCCGCTGGCGGCGAGCGCCGCCAAGGCGTACGCGGCGGGCGCGGTCGAGCTGTGCGCCTCGACCTGCATCCAGGTCCACGGCGGCATCGGCTTCACCTGGGAGCACGACGCCCACCTCCACTGGCGCCGCGCCAAGGTCGACCGGGTGCTGCTCGGCGACGCCGCCCGGCATCACGCCCGGGTGGCCGAACTCGCCCTGGCCCGGGCCACCGCCTGA
- the argH gene encoding argininosuccinate lyase, which yields MTRGIRVVGAGVEEGQERELPEPRTPAAPRRRRTRAAAPPPLPPAPVAAEAEPPPPPPRVAEKAWSGRFAGRTARRVEEFTTSLPVDRRLYPEDILGSQAHARMLRTIELLTRDEQKAIDAGLRDIKRELDRGEFVFDEGDEDIHMAIERRLFEKVGDVAGKLHTARSRNDQVATDLRLYGKRVCRELMLAIASLQEQLARRAQEHRLTALPGYTHMQRAQVVSLAHHLLAYVEMLQRDIERLQDCHDRCDVLPLGSGALAATTLPINRRVVAQELGFDHVSANSLDAVSDRDFAVEIVGACALLMVHLSRFAEELVLWTSTEFGYAELPDAYATGSSLMPQKKNPDVLELIRGRTGRVTGALVSLLTTLKGLPLAYNRDLQEDKEAIFDAVDTAQAAVEMLTDVVRVVQFDVEAMAQAASDPLLMATDVAEWLVVRGVPFREAHRIVGGAVRVSQRAGRTLAELSAADWAAIDPRIAPEVTELFDTERSLRRREVPGGPGPRMVSRQLVRAAAMVAKTRRMVPVLAKQTQRMREVGAAARR from the coding sequence AGGCGGAGCCGCCGCCGCCGCCCCCGCGGGTCGCCGAGAAGGCCTGGTCGGGACGCTTCGCCGGCCGCACCGCGCGCCGGGTCGAGGAGTTCACCACCTCGCTGCCGGTCGACCGCCGGCTCTACCCCGAGGACATCCTCGGCTCGCAGGCGCACGCGCGCATGCTCCGCACCATCGAGCTGCTCACCCGCGACGAGCAGAAGGCGATCGACGCCGGGCTCCGCGACATCAAGCGCGAGCTCGACAGGGGCGAGTTCGTCTTCGACGAGGGCGACGAGGACATCCACATGGCGATCGAGCGCCGCCTCTTCGAGAAGGTGGGCGACGTCGCCGGCAAGCTGCACACCGCGCGCAGCCGCAACGACCAGGTGGCCACCGACCTGCGCCTCTACGGCAAGCGGGTGTGCCGCGAGCTGATGCTCGCCATCGCCTCGCTGCAGGAGCAGCTGGCGCGCCGCGCCCAGGAGCACCGCCTCACCGCGCTGCCCGGCTACACCCACATGCAGCGCGCCCAGGTGGTGTCGCTCGCCCATCACCTGCTCGCCTACGTGGAGATGCTCCAGCGCGACATCGAGCGGCTGCAGGACTGCCACGACCGCTGCGACGTGCTCCCGCTCGGCAGCGGCGCGCTCGCCGCCACCACCCTGCCGATCAACCGCCGGGTCGTCGCCCAGGAGCTGGGCTTCGACCACGTCAGCGCCAACAGCCTCGACGCGGTGAGCGACCGCGACTTCGCGGTGGAGATCGTCGGCGCCTGCGCCCTGCTCATGGTCCACCTCTCCCGCTTCGCCGAGGAGCTGGTGCTCTGGACCTCGACCGAGTTCGGCTACGCGGAGCTTCCCGACGCCTACGCGACCGGCTCCAGCCTGATGCCGCAGAAGAAGAACCCCGACGTCCTCGAGCTCATCCGCGGCCGCACCGGGCGGGTCACCGGCGCGCTGGTGTCCCTGCTCACCACCCTCAAGGGGCTGCCGCTTGCCTACAACCGCGACCTCCAGGAGGACAAGGAGGCGATCTTCGACGCCGTCGACACCGCCCAGGCCGCGGTGGAGATGCTCACCGATGTGGTCAGGGTCGTCCAATTCGACGTCGAGGCGATGGCGCAGGCAGCCTCCGACCCGCTGCTGATGGCCACCGACGTCGCCGAGTGGCTGGTGGTGCGCGGCGTGCCCTTCCGCGAGGCCCACAGGATCGTCGGTGGCGCGGTGCGGGTGTCGCAGCGCGCCGGGCGCACCCTCGCCGAGCTGAGCGCCGCCGACTGGGCGGCGATCGACCCGCGCATCGCCCCCGAGGTCACCGAGCTCTTCGACACCGAGCGCAGCCTGCGCCGCCGCGAGGTGCCCGGCGGCCCGGGCCCGCGGATGGTGTCACGGCAGCTGGTGCGTGCCGCGGCGATGGTCGCCAAGACACGGCGGATGGTTCCGGTGCTCGCCAAGCAGACCCAGAGGATGCGCGAGGTGGGCGCCGCGGCGCGCCGCTAG
- a CDS encoding threonine/serine dehydratase: MLTLADVLAARRRIAPHLSPTALLRHPRLGALAGTEVLVKHENHQPTGAFKVRGGINLVSQLSPDERRRGVVAASTGNHGQSVAYAAALFGVRAVICVPEGANPVKVGAIRDRGAEVVVHGRDFDEAREHSARLAAEHGYRYVHSGDEPLLIAGVATATLEILEADPLVDVLIVPVGGGSGAAGACLAGKAIRPSLEVIGVQSEAAPAAHRSWRARRLVEDRMETFAEGLATRTAFALPQRILWDMLDDFVLVSDDEIREAMVLMLEATRNLVEAAGAAPLAAALRLRDRLAGRRVALVASGGNVSLDQLEEVLSRRPR; encoded by the coding sequence GTGCTGACGCTGGCCGACGTCCTCGCCGCGCGGCGGCGGATCGCGCCGCACCTCTCTCCGACCGCGCTCCTCCGCCATCCGCGCCTGGGCGCCCTGGCCGGCACCGAGGTGCTGGTCAAGCACGAGAACCATCAGCCCACCGGCGCCTTCAAGGTGCGCGGCGGCATCAACCTCGTCTCCCAGCTCAGCCCCGACGAGCGCAGGCGCGGCGTGGTCGCGGCGTCGACCGGGAACCACGGCCAGTCGGTCGCGTACGCGGCGGCGCTGTTCGGGGTGCGGGCGGTCATCTGCGTTCCCGAGGGGGCGAACCCCGTGAAGGTCGGCGCGATCCGCGACCGGGGCGCCGAGGTCGTGGTCCACGGCCGCGACTTCGACGAGGCGCGGGAGCACAGCGCGCGCCTCGCCGCCGAGCATGGATACCGCTACGTCCACTCCGGCGACGAGCCCCTGCTGATCGCCGGCGTCGCCACCGCCACCCTGGAGATCCTGGAGGCCGATCCCCTGGTCGACGTCCTGATCGTCCCGGTCGGGGGCGGCAGCGGCGCGGCCGGCGCCTGCCTGGCGGGCAAGGCGATCCGGCCCTCGCTCGAGGTGATCGGCGTCCAGTCGGAGGCGGCGCCGGCCGCCCACCGATCGTGGCGGGCCCGCCGGCTGGTCGAGGACCGCATGGAGACGTTCGCGGAGGGCCTGGCGACGCGGACCGCCTTCGCCCTGCCCCAGCGGATCCTCTGGGACATGCTCGACGACTTCGTCCTCGTGTCCGACGACGAGATCCGGGAGGCGATGGTCCTGATGCTCGAGGCGACCCGCAACCTGGTGGAGGCCGCCGGCGCCGCTCCGCTGGCCGCGGCGCTGCGCCTTCGCGACCGGCTCGCCGGCCGGCGGGTGGCGCTCGTCGCCAGCGGTGGCAACGTGAGCCTCGACCAGCTCGAGGAGGTGCTGTCGAGGCGGCCGCGGTGA
- a CDS encoding PaaI family thioesterase, which yields MRRLLTNSFGFTSNCWVCEPTNPVGLHVPFHHDDEAHTVTATLRLDANHSGAPHLVHGGLLAALCDDAMAWASIAEAHRFALTAETRLNYLVPVPVDQEISVTARLIGRHGRQLWLMAEVRSGDTVCVRAESRATVMGGELALDAGVSTGADGTVPDTDGRTE from the coding sequence ATGCGGCGGCTGCTGACGAACAGCTTCGGCTTCACATCAAACTGCTGGGTGTGCGAGCCCACCAACCCGGTGGGGCTGCACGTCCCCTTCCACCACGACGACGAGGCCCACACCGTGACCGCCACGCTCCGCCTCGACGCCAACCACTCCGGCGCGCCGCACCTGGTGCACGGCGGGCTGCTCGCCGCCCTCTGCGACGACGCCATGGCCTGGGCGTCGATCGCCGAGGCGCACCGGTTCGCGCTCACCGCCGAGACCCGGCTGAACTACCTCGTCCCGGTGCCGGTCGACCAGGAGATCTCGGTGACCGCGCGGCTGATCGGCCGCCACGGGCGCCAGCTCTGGCTGATGGCCGAGGTGCGCAGCGGCGACACCGTGTGCGTCCGCGCCGAGTCCCGTGCCACCGTGATGGGCGGCGAGCTGGCCCTCGACGCCGGGGTCAGCACCGGCGCCGACGGGACTGTCCCCGACACCGATGGCCGAACGGAGTGA
- a CDS encoding VOC family protein has protein sequence MTSTPAPDPAADGALLAGIDAVFDHAAHAAHRIRDLLPLYGDLLGGRFRSGGDNQRAGYRVVQLGFRDGTRVELMEPLAGSTFFERFFAGRPAGGLHHLTFKVPDIRAALRRVEELGLTATGVNFENPDWQELFVHPRLAHGALIQLAQPGPNPWGSAGLGLEDVLAGRGPGGDGRPSP, from the coding sequence GTGACCTCCACCCCCGCTCCCGACCCCGCCGCCGACGGCGCTCTGCTCGCCGGGATCGACGCCGTCTTCGACCATGCCGCCCACGCCGCGCACCGCATCCGCGACCTGCTGCCGCTCTACGGCGACCTGCTCGGCGGCCGCTTCCGCAGCGGCGGCGACAACCAGCGCGCCGGCTACCGGGTGGTGCAGCTCGGCTTCCGCGACGGCACCAGGGTGGAGTTGATGGAGCCGCTCGCCGGCTCGACCTTCTTCGAGCGCTTCTTCGCCGGTCGCCCGGCCGGAGGCCTCCACCATCTGACCTTCAAGGTGCCGGACATCCGAGCGGCGCTGCGCCGGGTGGAGGAGCTGGGCCTCACCGCGACCGGGGTCAACTTCGAGAACCCCGACTGGCAGGAGCTCTTCGTGCACCCGCGGCTGGCCCACGGCGCGCTGATCCAGCTCGCCCAGCCCGGCCCCAACCCCTGGGGGAGCGCGGGCCTCGGCCTCGAGGACGTCCTCGCCGGGCGTGGCCCGGGCGGCGACGGCCGGCCCAGCCCCTGA
- a CDS encoding acyl-CoA dehydrogenase family protein, with translation MDFDDTPDEAAWRGRVRGFLEEHSEEVIRGRDRHTDAAGAAPRQRWQATLYDAGFVGITWPVEYGGQGGTPMQQVIVNQELSRAGSAPLVNGIGLGMCGPTIIAHGTEEQKTRYLRPLLRGDEIWCQLFSEPAAGSDLAGLQTRAVRDADGWRIRGQKVWTSAAQYSRFGLLIARTDPSLPKHAGLSMFLIDMEQPGVTVRPLRQMTGDAHFNEVFFDDARVPAENLVGEEDGGWRVAITTLMNERLAIGGGGADLGFSIETLTRDAARRLPGLPGDQQALVREQLGRAVVLAMAQRYTGYRRLTALSQGRLPGPEAAVGKLSLVTLGQLTAEIGMRLLGDDAAFAADASGDDRWQYAMTMFPGLAIAGGTNEILRNIVGERVLGLPGEPRPDKGAPAAAEGARA, from the coding sequence ATGGACTTCGACGACACCCCCGACGAGGCCGCCTGGCGCGGCCGGGTGCGCGGCTTCCTCGAGGAGCACTCCGAGGAGGTGATCCGCGGTCGCGACCGCCACACCGACGCCGCCGGGGCGGCGCCGCGGCAGCGCTGGCAGGCCACCCTCTACGACGCGGGATTCGTGGGCATCACCTGGCCGGTGGAGTACGGCGGCCAGGGGGGCACCCCGATGCAGCAGGTGATCGTCAACCAGGAGCTCTCCCGCGCCGGCAGCGCGCCGCTGGTGAACGGCATCGGCCTCGGCATGTGCGGGCCGACGATCATCGCCCACGGCACCGAGGAGCAGAAGACGCGCTACCTCCGACCGCTGCTGCGCGGCGACGAGATCTGGTGCCAGCTCTTCAGCGAGCCCGCGGCGGGCAGCGACCTCGCCGGCCTGCAGACCCGCGCGGTGCGCGACGCCGACGGCTGGCGGATCCGCGGCCAGAAGGTGTGGACCAGCGCCGCTCAGTACTCCCGGTTCGGCCTGCTCATCGCCCGCACCGATCCCTCGCTGCCCAAGCACGCCGGCCTGAGCATGTTCCTCATCGACATGGAGCAGCCCGGGGTGACGGTGCGCCCGCTGCGCCAGATGACCGGCGACGCCCACTTCAACGAGGTCTTCTTCGACGACGCCCGCGTCCCCGCGGAGAACCTCGTCGGTGAGGAGGACGGGGGCTGGCGGGTGGCGATCACCACGCTGATGAACGAGCGCCTCGCCATCGGCGGCGGCGGCGCCGACCTCGGCTTCAGCATCGAGACCCTCACCCGCGACGCGGCCCGCCGGCTGCCCGGGCTGCCCGGCGACCAGCAGGCGCTGGTCCGGGAGCAGCTGGGTCGGGCGGTGGTGCTGGCGATGGCCCAGCGGTACACCGGCTACCGGCGGCTCACCGCGCTGAGCCAGGGGCGGCTGCCCGGGCCGGAGGCGGCGGTGGGCAAGCTCTCGCTGGTCACCCTCGGGCAGCTCACCGCCGAGATCGGGATGCGCCTGCTCGGCGACGACGCCGCCTTCGCCGCCGACGCCTCCGGCGACGACCGCTGGCAGTACGCGATGACGATGTTCCCCGGGCTGGCGATCGCCGGCGGCACCAACGAGATCCTGCGCAACATCGTCGGCGAGCGGGTCCTCGGCCTGCCCGGCGAGCCGCGCCCGGACAAGGGCGCGCCCGCCGCCGCCGAGGGGGCGCGGGCATGA
- a CDS encoding DegV family protein: MPVRLVCDSTADLSDADRDAGRVIVVPLKVIFGEESLVDGVDIDAETFYERMRNSTRNPTTSQPAPAEFEAAFREAAAAGDSVVCTTLSAEMSGTHGAAVQAREAVPELDVHVVDTRTVAIGHNAIVRAAAEAAAEGRSAAEIVELIRGIIARQRSIFTVDTLEYLRRGGRIGGARALLGSVLNIKPVLQVADGRIEPHDRVRTYQRALDRIASEVVAATGETGRRARVVLGHADRLADCRGLADRVREHCEGEPEIIDIGPIVGCHAGPGTIGLSFYLP; the protein is encoded by the coding sequence ATGCCCGTGCGGCTCGTGTGCGACAGCACCGCCGACCTCTCCGACGCCGATCGCGACGCCGGCCGGGTGATCGTCGTCCCCCTCAAGGTGATCTTCGGCGAGGAGTCGCTGGTCGACGGGGTCGACATCGACGCCGAGACCTTCTACGAGCGGATGCGCAACAGCACCCGCAACCCCACCACCAGCCAGCCGGCCCCGGCCGAGTTCGAGGCCGCCTTCCGCGAGGCGGCGGCGGCGGGGGACAGCGTGGTCTGCACCACCCTGTCGGCGGAGATGAGCGGCACCCACGGCGCCGCCGTGCAGGCGCGCGAGGCGGTGCCGGAGCTGGACGTCCACGTCGTCGACACCCGCACCGTGGCGATCGGCCACAACGCGATCGTCCGCGCCGCCGCCGAGGCCGCCGCCGAGGGACGGAGCGCGGCCGAGATCGTCGAGCTGATCCGGGGCATCATCGCCCGGCAGCGCAGCATCTTCACCGTCGACACCCTCGAGTACCTCCGCCGCGGCGGCCGCATCGGCGGCGCCCGGGCGCTGCTCGGCTCGGTGCTGAACATCAAGCCGGTGCTCCAGGTCGCCGACGGCCGGATCGAGCCCCACGACCGGGTGCGCACCTACCAGCGCGCCCTCGACCGGATCGCCTCCGAGGTGGTCGCGGCCACCGGCGAGACCGGCCGCCGCGCTCGGGTGGTGCTCGGCCACGCCGACCGCCTCGCCGACTGCCGCGGTCTCGCCGACCGGGTCCGCGAGCACTGCGAGGGCGAGCCCGAGATCATCGACATCGGCCCGATCGTCGGCTGCCACGCCGGCCCGGGCACGATCGGCCTCTCCTTCTACCTTCCGTAG
- a CDS encoding metallophosphoesterase: protein MPRPLLVVGDVQGDAERLTEALAGYPEDDVDTVFLGDFFQGGPPGAGGGAAAARIARGRHHSLSILGNHDLLLLSVLEEVRLGRTPEAVLNGDRRSLAEVWLWRRGDWADLRAVADDPGLEAWLRALPLMLRLDDGTLVQHCDDDAYARLGDDVDTVNARAREALTEPGGAWTVFWHTVGRRAFDDDDARLERHLARFGARRMVHGHTPHRGDRPSARHGGRIWGFDGCFSRFWNEDGSGAGPIGATVALLPAFDGAAAPERSAARDPRESPA from the coding sequence GTGCCCAGGCCGCTGCTGGTGGTCGGCGACGTCCAGGGCGACGCCGAGCGGCTGACCGAGGCGCTGGCGGGCTACCCCGAGGACGACGTCGACACCGTGTTCCTCGGCGACTTCTTCCAGGGCGGGCCTCCGGGGGCGGGCGGCGGCGCCGCCGCGGCGCGCATCGCCCGGGGGCGTCACCACAGCCTCAGCATCCTCGGCAACCACGACCTGCTGCTGCTCAGCGTGCTCGAGGAGGTGCGCCTCGGCCGCACCCCGGAGGCGGTGCTCAACGGCGACCGCCGCTCCCTCGCCGAGGTGTGGCTGTGGCGCCGGGGCGACTGGGCCGACCTGCGCGCCGTCGCCGACGACCCCGGGCTCGAGGCCTGGCTGCGCGCCCTGCCGCTGATGCTCCGGCTCGACGACGGCACCCTGGTGCAGCACTGCGACGACGACGCCTACGCGCGCCTGGGCGACGACGTCGACACCGTGAACGCCCGTGCCCGCGAGGCGCTCACCGAGCCGGGCGGGGCGTGGACGGTGTTCTGGCACACCGTCGGCCGCCGCGCCTTCGACGACGACGACGCCCGGCTCGAGCGGCACCTCGCCCGCTTCGGCGCCCGCAGGATGGTGCACGGGCACACCCCCCACCGCGGCGACCGCCCGTCGGCGCGCCACGGCGGCCGGATCTGGGGCTTCGACGGCTGCTTCAGCCGCTTCTGGAACGAGGACGGCAGCGGCGCCGGTCCGATCGGCGCGACGGTGGCGCTGCTTCCCGCCTTCGACGGGGCGGCGGCGCCGGAGCGGTCCGCAGCGCGCGATCCGCGAGAATCCCCGGCGTGA
- a CDS encoding alpha/beta hydrolase-fold protein yields MSGSPAPPLPPEPLGAPPHRGRLVDDAVDSAALAGNPLGDPARRRLLVWLPPGYDDEPERRLPAIYVLPGYGSCVEEWCNRDLFEPTVFERLEGLYGRPDPPPPCIYAYVDGSTRYGGSQFVNSSATGRHQDYVAGDVVAHVDARYRTLAAPEHRGVAGHSSGGVGAVVLCMRRPDVFGGCASHAGDSLFEHCYGRELGGFARALREHRGDPVALRDRLLGDEVYRRRNFGPLMVLGCAAAYSPDPDAPLGIGLPVDAAGTLDEPNWERWLDHDPVRMAPRHVEALRSLRAVYLDAGDADEYYMDLGTKALSEVLTELGVAHRHETFPGGHGGIAHRYPVGYEHLARALSP; encoded by the coding sequence ATGTCAGGGTCGCCGGCGCCGCCGCTTCCCCCCGAGCCCCTGGGTGCGCCCCCGCACCGCGGCCGCCTCGTCGACGACGCCGTCGACAGCGCCGCGCTCGCGGGGAACCCGCTCGGCGACCCCGCCCGCCGCCGCCTCCTGGTCTGGCTGCCGCCCGGCTACGACGACGAGCCGGAGCGGCGCCTGCCGGCGATCTACGTGCTCCCCGGCTACGGCTCGTGCGTCGAGGAGTGGTGCAACCGCGACCTCTTCGAGCCGACCGTGTTCGAGCGGCTGGAGGGCCTGTACGGTCGCCCCGACCCGCCACCCCCGTGCATCTACGCCTACGTCGACGGGTCGACCCGCTACGGCGGCAGCCAGTTCGTGAACTCCAGCGCGACCGGCCGCCACCAGGATTACGTCGCCGGGGACGTGGTCGCCCACGTCGACGCCCGCTACCGCACCCTGGCCGCGCCCGAGCACCGGGGCGTCGCCGGGCACAGCAGCGGCGGGGTCGGCGCGGTGGTGCTCTGCATGCGCCGGCCGGACGTCTTCGGCGGCTGCGCCTCCCATGCCGGCGACAGCCTCTTCGAGCACTGCTACGGCCGCGAGCTCGGCGGCTTCGCGCGGGCGCTCCGCGAGCACCGGGGCGATCCCGTCGCGCTGCGCGACCGGCTGCTCGGCGACGAGGTGTACCGCCGCCGGAACTTCGGTCCGCTGATGGTGCTCGGCTGCGCCGCGGCCTACTCGCCCGACCCCGACGCGCCGCTCGGCATCGGGCTCCCCGTCGACGCCGCCGGCACCCTCGACGAGCCCAACTGGGAGCGCTGGCTCGACCACGACCCGGTGCGGATGGCCCCCCGCCACGTCGAGGCGCTGCGCTCGCTGCGCGCCGTCTACCTCGACGCCGGCGACGCCGACGAGTACTACATGGACCTGGGCACGAAGGCGCTCAGCGAGGTGCTCACCGAGCTCGGGGTCGCGCACCGCCACGAGACCTTCCCCGGCGGCCACGGCGGCATCGCCCACCGCTACCCGGTCGGCTACGAGCACCTCGCCCGCGCGCTCAGCCCCTGA